A stretch of Oryza brachyantha chromosome 4, ObraRS2, whole genome shotgun sequence DNA encodes these proteins:
- the LOC102720700 gene encoding MAP3K epsilon protein kinase 1-like isoform X3 translates to MASRQHNAQFHKNKTLDNKYVSVPEPAALGSGGNSCSGGVNFGGYGSVTHCVHVGVSVQMLGDEIGKGAYGRVYKGLDLENGDFVAIKQVSLENIPQEDLNIIMQEIDLLKNLNHKNIVKYLGSLKTRSHLHIILEYVENGSLANIIKPNKFGPFPESLVAVYIAQVLEGLVYLHEQGVIHRDIKGANILTTKEGLVKLADFGVATKLTEADINTHSVVGTPYWMAPEVIEMSGVCAASDIWSVGCTVIELLTCAPPYYDLQPMPALFRIVQDVHPPIPEGLSPEITDFLRQCFQKDAIQRPDAKTLLMHPWLQNSRRALPSLRQPVRSPRDIDGDDEGSSGDNHSGFSGPPQDTQTPAASDLEQENGRKDLVSESARQDISDEFHDGKLKTTGSSSSSDVELMKDSMVLNKDPTLVFHEKLSLESSSAVIDLNGKVTREVSEDGPPKKLTSTGQESRKGDGKYVEDESKDGSSLEDGDAFTFQAGRENINFPKEGKASVVEMANELSRFSDTPGDASFDDLFPPKKRGDHGAQASTSSTGEELQYNGAQNDLAKELKNRMAQKQKENDSEPMNGGELLKYVMRLREEDIDGTVFDEGIPGESLFPLQSVEYSKIVAQLKPGESEEVILSSCQKLMLFFNQRPEQKQIYVSQNGFLPLMELLELPKNRIITSVLQLINQIVKDNTNFLENACLVGLIPVVMNFAVPDRAKEVRVQASRFLQQLCQASTLTLQMFIACQGIPVLVSFLEPDYAKYSREMVHLAIDGIWQVFKLQHSTPRNDFCRIAAKNGILIRLVNTLHSLNEATRFASISGSGTSVTQNGSTPRRRSGQLDPAMLEISKTRLDHHHSSGSLQSLQADADRHHIILDPSSSPRFTDMAAAGHMERNDNDPIRPQRLSVSAGRTSTDRSPKHIELVSNGHSSGQNDQIRPLLSLLEKEPPSRHVSGQLDYVGHLSGLGRHESILPLLHASTERKTNGELDLLMAEFAEVSRQGRENGNLDSNIKTSNRVPSMKYAPSSGPTTSNEGASTSGAASQTASGVLSGSGVLNARPGSTTSSGLLAQMVSMSADVAREYLEKVADLLLEFAQADTVVKSLMSSQSLLARLFQMFNKIEPPILLKILRCINHLSGDPNCLETLQRTDAIKHLIPILELRDGPLVFQIHSEVLNALFNLCKINKRRQEQAAENGIIPHLMNFVMSDSPLRQYALPLLCDMAHASRNSREQLRAHGGLDVYLNLLEDDAWACTALDSIAVCLSHDNDLRKVEQALLKKEAIQKLVKFFQECPEQYFIHILDAFLKIITKSSRINTAMATNGLTTLLIARLDHREAIARLTLLKLIKVVYEHHPRPKQLIVENDLPQKLQNLIEERRDGQRGGQQVLVKQMATSLLKALHINTVL, encoded by the exons ATGGCGTCGCGGCAGCACAATGCGCAGTTCCACAAGAACAAGACGCTCGACAACAAATACGTGAGTGTTCCGGAGCCCGCCGCCCTCGGATCCGGCGGGAACTCGTGTTCTGGTGGTGTTAATTTTGGGGGGTATGGTTCGGTAACTCACTGTGTGCATGTGGGGGTGTCGGTGCAGATGCTCGGAGATGAAATAGGGAAGGGGGCATACGGGCGCGTGTACAAGGGGCTTGACCTGGAAAATGGCGACTTCGTGGCCATTAAGCAAGTATCGCTGGAGAACATCCCGCAGGAGGATCTCAACATCATCATG CAAGAAATCGATCTATTGAAA AATCTGaatcacaaaaatattgtGAAGTATCTTGGATCCTTGAAGACAAGGAGCCACCTCCATATCATTCTAGA GTATGTGGAGAATGGGTCACTTGCCAATATTATCAAGCCAAACAAATTTGGGCCATTCCCTGAATCACTGGTGGCTGTCTACATTGCTCAG GTGCTAGAAGGTCTTGTTTATCTTCATGAGCAAGGTGTCATACATAGAGATATTAAGGGTGCAAATATATTGACTACCAAAGAG GGCCTTGTCAAACTTGCTGATTTTGGAGTTGCTACTAAATTAACTGAAGCTGATATCAACACACATTCAGTGGTTGGAACTCCATACTGGATGGCCCCTGAG GTCATTGAAATGTCTGGTGTTTGTGCTGCATCGGATATCTGGAGTGTTGGTTGCACTGTTATTGAGCTACTCACCTGTGCCCCACCATATTATGACCTCCAGCCCATGCCTGCATTGTTTCGCATTGTTCAG GATGTGCATCCACCAATACCAGAAGGATTGTCTCCTGAGATTACTGATTTTCTTCGACAATGTTTTCAAAAG GACGCAATACAAAGACCTGATGCAAAGACATTATTGATGCACCCATGGCTGCAAAACTCAAGGCGAGCTTTGCCATCTCTTCGACAACCTGTTCGATCACCAAG GGATATTGATGGGGATGATGAAGGATCAAGTGGTGACAATCACTCTGGATTTTCTGGACCACCACAAGATACACAAACACCTGCTGCTTCTGACCTTGAACAG GAGAATGGAAGAAAAGATCTGGTTTCTGAATCTGCCAGGCAAGATATATCTGATGAGTTTCATGATGGAAAGTTAAAAACTACTGGGAGTAGTAGTTCAAGCGATGTGGAACTTATGAAAGACAGCATGGTTCTTAATAAAGATCCTACATTAGTTTTCCATGAGAAGCTATCATTGGAATCTTCATCAGCCGTAATTGATTTAAATGGTAAAGTAACCCGTGAGGTATCAGAAGATGGTCCACCGAAAAAGTTAACTAGCACCGGCCAAGAATCAAGAAAGGGTGATGGTAAATATGTAGAAGATGAAAGTAAAGATGGTTCAAGTCTTGAGGATGGTGATGCCTTCACCTTCCAGGCTGGAAGAGAAAATATCAACTTCCCAAAA GAAGGTAAAGCTTCAGTTGTTGAGATGGCTAATGAGCTAAGCAGATTCAGTGATACACCTGGAGATGCCTCCTTTGATGATTTATTCCCACCTAAGAAGCGAGGAGATCATGGGGCTCAAGCTTCAACATCTTCTACTGGCGAAGAGCTTCAGTATAATGGTGCACAAAATGATCTCGCAAAGGAACTCAAGAATAGGATGGCTCAGAAGCAGAAGGAAAATGATTCTGAGCCCATGAATGGTGGAGAACTTCTTAAATATGTCATGCGTTTGAGGGAGGAAGATATTGATGGAACG GTATTTGATGAGGGTATTCCTGGAGAGAGCTTGTTCCCTTTGCAG tccGTGGAATACAGCAAAATTGTAGCACAGCTGAAACCCGGGGAAAGTGAGGAAGTGATATTATCATCATGCCAAAAGCTTATGTTATTCTTCAATCAACGGCCTGAGCAAAAACAGATTTATGTGTCACAAAATGGTTTCCTCCCGCTGATGGAACTTCTTGAACTTCCCAAAAACCGT ATTATTACCTCTGTCCTGCAACTCATCAACCAAATAGTAAAAGATAATACAAACTTCCTAGAAAATGCTTGCCTTGTTGGCCTT ATTCCAGTGGTCATGAATTTTGCTGTTCCAGATCGCGCAAAGGAAGTTCGGGTGCAAGCATCTAGATTCCTTCAGCAGCTTTGTCAAGCCAG CACCTTGACATTGCAAATGTTCATTGCATGCCAAGGAATCCCTGTATTGGTGAGTTTTCTGGAGCCTGACTATGCAAAATATAG CAGGGAAATGGTTCATCTTGCAATTGATGGCATATGGCAGGTCTTCAAGCTCCAGCATTCAACTCCAAGAAATGACTTCTGTCGCATAGCGGCAAAAAATGGGATACTTATTAGGCTGGTTAATACTCTTCATAGCTTGAATGAAGCAACAAGATTTGCTTCCATCTCTGGGTCTGGGACTTCGGTAACACAGAATGGTTCCACCCCCAGGCGAAGATCTGGTCAATTAGATCCGGCAATGCTAGAAATTTCCAAAACGAGGCTGGATCATCACCATTCGTCTGGCTCACTACAATCTTTACAAGCAGATGCAGATAGGCATCACATCATATTGGATCCTTCATCATCACCTAGATTCACTGATATGGCTGCTGCTGGTCATATGGAGAGAAACGATAATGACCCCATTAGGCCACAACGGCTTAGTGTCTCTGCAGGAAGGACATCAACGGACAGATCACCAAAGCATATAGAACTAGTATCGAATGGGCATAGCAGTGGTCAAAACGATCAAATTCGTCCCCTATTGAGTCTCTTGGAGAAAGAACCACCCTCTCGGCATGTATCTGGACAACTTGATTATGTTGGCCACTTATCTGGTCTAGGAAGGCATGAAAGTATCTTACCATTACTGCATGCTTCAACAGAGAGGAAAACTAATGGTGAACTTGACTTATTAATGGCAGAATTTGCTG AGGTTTCTAGACAGGGAAGAGAAAATGGTAACCTTGATTCCAAtataaaaacttcaaatagGGTTCCAAGCATGAAGTATGCACCATCATCGGGTCCTACAACTTCAAATGAGGGAGCATCAACATCTGGAGCTGCATCACAGACAGCATCTGGTGTGTTATCCGGATCAGGGGTGTTAAATGCAAGACCGGGAAGTACAACGTCATCTGGCCTATTAGCTCAGATGGTATCGATGAGTGCTGATGTGGCACGTGAGTATCTTGAGAAAGTTGCTGATCTTCTTTTGGAGTTTGCTCAAGCAGACACTGTTGTAAAATCTCTCATGTCTAGTCAAAGCCTTCTTGCACGGCTTTTCCAGATGTTTAACAAGATAGAACCTCCTATCCTTCTCAAG ATTCTTAGGTGCATTAATCATTTGTCGGGTGATCCTAATTGTCTTGAGACACTTCAGCGCACAGATGCAATCAAACATCTGATACCAATTCTTGAACTTCGTGATGGCCCTCTAGTTTTTCAAATACATAGTGAG GTCCTCAATGCTCTATTCAACCTTTGcaagattaataaaagaaGACAGGAGCAAGCAGCTGAAAATGGGATCATCCCTCACTTGATGAATTTTGTCATGTCAGACTCACCTCTCAGACAGTATGCTTTGCCTCTGCTGTGTGATATGGCTCACGCTTCTCGCAACTCCAGAGAGCAGTTGAGGGCTCATGGAGGATTGGATGTGTACTTAAACTTGTTGGAGGATGATGCATGGGCGTGTACTGCGTTAGATTCAATTGCTGTTTGTTTGTCTCATGACAATGATCTCAGAAAAGTGGAACAAGCCTTGTTGAAGAAAGAGGCCATTCAGAAATTAGTGAAGTTCTTTCAAGAGTGCCctgaacaatattttattcatatattggATGCTTTTTTGAAGATAATCAC GAAATCTTCTCGGATAAATACTGCAATGGCTACCAATGGTTTAACGACACTACTGATTGCAAGGCTTGATCATCGAGAAGCTATTGCCCGCCTGACCCTGCTAAAATTAATAAAG GTTGTCTATGAACACCATCCTCGACCAAAGCAGCTCATAGTTGAGAATGATCTTCCTCAGAAGCTACAGAACCTGATTGAAGAGCGAAGGGATGGGCAACGTGGTGGTCAACAAGTGTTGGTCAAGCAAATGGCGACCTCTCTGTTGAAAGCGCTGCATATCAATACAGTACTGTGA
- the LOC102720700 gene encoding MAP3K epsilon protein kinase 1-like isoform X5, whose protein sequence is MASRQHNAQFHKNKTLDNKYMLGDEIGKGAYGRVYKGLDLENGDFVAIKQVSLENIPQEDLNIIMQEIDLLKNLNHKNIVKYLGSLKTRSHLHIILEYVENGSLANIIKPNKFGPFPESLVAVYIAQVLEGLVYLHEQGVIHRDIKGANILTTKEGLVKLADFGVATKLTEADINTHSVVGTPYWMAPEVIEMSGVCAASDIWSVGCTVIELLTCAPPYYDLQPMPALFRIVQDVHPPIPEGLSPEITDFLRQCFQKDAIQRPDAKTLLMHPWLQNSRRALPSLRQPVRSPSTVRDIDGDDEGSSGDNHSGFSGPPQDTQTPAASDLEQENGRKDLVSESARQDISDEFHDGKLKTTGSSSSSDVELMKDSMVLNKDPTLVFHEKLSLESSSAVIDLNGKVTREVSEDGPPKKLTSTGQESRKGDGKYVEDESKDGSSLEDGDAFTFQAGRENINFPKEGKASVVEMANELSRFSDTPGDASFDDLFPPKKRGDHGAQASTSSTGEELQYNGAQNDLAKELKNRMAQKQKENDSEPMNGGELLKYVMRLREEDIDGTVFDEGIPGESLFPLQSVEYSKIVAQLKPGESEEVILSSCQKLMLFFNQRPEQKQIYVSQNGFLPLMELLELPKNRIITSVLQLINQIVKDNTNFLENACLVGLIPVVMNFAVPDRAKEVRVQASRFLQQLCQASTLTLQMFIACQGIPVLVSFLEPDYAKYREMVHLAIDGIWQVFKLQHSTPRNDFCRIAAKNGILIRLVNTLHSLNEATRFASISGSGTSVTQNGSTPRRRSGQLDPAMLEISKTRLDHHHSSGSLQSLQADADRHHIILDPSSSPRFTDMAAAGHMERNDNDPIRPQRLSVSAGRTSTDRSPKHIELVSNGHSSGQNDQIRPLLSLLEKEPPSRHVSGQLDYVGHLSGLGRHESILPLLHASTERKTNGELDLLMAEFAEVSRQGRENGNLDSNIKTSNRVPSMKYAPSSGPTTSNEGASTSGAASQTASGVLSGSGVLNARPGSTTSSGLLAQMVSMSADVAREYLEKVADLLLEFAQADTVVKSLMSSQSLLARLFQMFNKIEPPILLKILRCINHLSGDPNCLETLQRTDAIKHLIPILELRDGPLVFQIHSEVLNALFNLCKINKRRQEQAAENGIIPHLMNFVMSDSPLRQYALPLLCDMAHASRNSREQLRAHGGLDVYLNLLEDDAWACTALDSIAVCLSHDNDLRKVEQALLKKEAIQKLVKFFQECPEQYFIHILDAFLKIITKSSRINTAMATNGLTTLLIARLDHREAIARLTLLKLIKVVYEHHPRPKQLIVENDLPQKLQNLIEERRDGQRGGQQVLVKQMATSLLKALHINTVL, encoded by the exons ATGGCGTCGCGGCAGCACAATGCGCAGTTCCACAAGAACAAGACGCTCGACAACAAATAC ATGCTCGGAGATGAAATAGGGAAGGGGGCATACGGGCGCGTGTACAAGGGGCTTGACCTGGAAAATGGCGACTTCGTGGCCATTAAGCAAGTATCGCTGGAGAACATCCCGCAGGAGGATCTCAACATCATCATG CAAGAAATCGATCTATTGAAA AATCTGaatcacaaaaatattgtGAAGTATCTTGGATCCTTGAAGACAAGGAGCCACCTCCATATCATTCTAGA GTATGTGGAGAATGGGTCACTTGCCAATATTATCAAGCCAAACAAATTTGGGCCATTCCCTGAATCACTGGTGGCTGTCTACATTGCTCAG GTGCTAGAAGGTCTTGTTTATCTTCATGAGCAAGGTGTCATACATAGAGATATTAAGGGTGCAAATATATTGACTACCAAAGAG GGCCTTGTCAAACTTGCTGATTTTGGAGTTGCTACTAAATTAACTGAAGCTGATATCAACACACATTCAGTGGTTGGAACTCCATACTGGATGGCCCCTGAG GTCATTGAAATGTCTGGTGTTTGTGCTGCATCGGATATCTGGAGTGTTGGTTGCACTGTTATTGAGCTACTCACCTGTGCCCCACCATATTATGACCTCCAGCCCATGCCTGCATTGTTTCGCATTGTTCAG GATGTGCATCCACCAATACCAGAAGGATTGTCTCCTGAGATTACTGATTTTCTTCGACAATGTTTTCAAAAG GACGCAATACAAAGACCTGATGCAAAGACATTATTGATGCACCCATGGCTGCAAAACTCAAGGCGAGCTTTGCCATCTCTTCGACAACCTGTTCGATCACCAAG TACTGTCAGGGATATTGATGGGGATGATGAAGGATCAAGTGGTGACAATCACTCTGGATTTTCTGGACCACCACAAGATACACAAACACCTGCTGCTTCTGACCTTGAACAG GAGAATGGAAGAAAAGATCTGGTTTCTGAATCTGCCAGGCAAGATATATCTGATGAGTTTCATGATGGAAAGTTAAAAACTACTGGGAGTAGTAGTTCAAGCGATGTGGAACTTATGAAAGACAGCATGGTTCTTAATAAAGATCCTACATTAGTTTTCCATGAGAAGCTATCATTGGAATCTTCATCAGCCGTAATTGATTTAAATGGTAAAGTAACCCGTGAGGTATCAGAAGATGGTCCACCGAAAAAGTTAACTAGCACCGGCCAAGAATCAAGAAAGGGTGATGGTAAATATGTAGAAGATGAAAGTAAAGATGGTTCAAGTCTTGAGGATGGTGATGCCTTCACCTTCCAGGCTGGAAGAGAAAATATCAACTTCCCAAAA GAAGGTAAAGCTTCAGTTGTTGAGATGGCTAATGAGCTAAGCAGATTCAGTGATACACCTGGAGATGCCTCCTTTGATGATTTATTCCCACCTAAGAAGCGAGGAGATCATGGGGCTCAAGCTTCAACATCTTCTACTGGCGAAGAGCTTCAGTATAATGGTGCACAAAATGATCTCGCAAAGGAACTCAAGAATAGGATGGCTCAGAAGCAGAAGGAAAATGATTCTGAGCCCATGAATGGTGGAGAACTTCTTAAATATGTCATGCGTTTGAGGGAGGAAGATATTGATGGAACG GTATTTGATGAGGGTATTCCTGGAGAGAGCTTGTTCCCTTTGCAG tccGTGGAATACAGCAAAATTGTAGCACAGCTGAAACCCGGGGAAAGTGAGGAAGTGATATTATCATCATGCCAAAAGCTTATGTTATTCTTCAATCAACGGCCTGAGCAAAAACAGATTTATGTGTCACAAAATGGTTTCCTCCCGCTGATGGAACTTCTTGAACTTCCCAAAAACCGT ATTATTACCTCTGTCCTGCAACTCATCAACCAAATAGTAAAAGATAATACAAACTTCCTAGAAAATGCTTGCCTTGTTGGCCTT ATTCCAGTGGTCATGAATTTTGCTGTTCCAGATCGCGCAAAGGAAGTTCGGGTGCAAGCATCTAGATTCCTTCAGCAGCTTTGTCAAGCCAG CACCTTGACATTGCAAATGTTCATTGCATGCCAAGGAATCCCTGTATTGGTGAGTTTTCTGGAGCCTGACTATGCAAAATATAG GGAAATGGTTCATCTTGCAATTGATGGCATATGGCAGGTCTTCAAGCTCCAGCATTCAACTCCAAGAAATGACTTCTGTCGCATAGCGGCAAAAAATGGGATACTTATTAGGCTGGTTAATACTCTTCATAGCTTGAATGAAGCAACAAGATTTGCTTCCATCTCTGGGTCTGGGACTTCGGTAACACAGAATGGTTCCACCCCCAGGCGAAGATCTGGTCAATTAGATCCGGCAATGCTAGAAATTTCCAAAACGAGGCTGGATCATCACCATTCGTCTGGCTCACTACAATCTTTACAAGCAGATGCAGATAGGCATCACATCATATTGGATCCTTCATCATCACCTAGATTCACTGATATGGCTGCTGCTGGTCATATGGAGAGAAACGATAATGACCCCATTAGGCCACAACGGCTTAGTGTCTCTGCAGGAAGGACATCAACGGACAGATCACCAAAGCATATAGAACTAGTATCGAATGGGCATAGCAGTGGTCAAAACGATCAAATTCGTCCCCTATTGAGTCTCTTGGAGAAAGAACCACCCTCTCGGCATGTATCTGGACAACTTGATTATGTTGGCCACTTATCTGGTCTAGGAAGGCATGAAAGTATCTTACCATTACTGCATGCTTCAACAGAGAGGAAAACTAATGGTGAACTTGACTTATTAATGGCAGAATTTGCTG AGGTTTCTAGACAGGGAAGAGAAAATGGTAACCTTGATTCCAAtataaaaacttcaaatagGGTTCCAAGCATGAAGTATGCACCATCATCGGGTCCTACAACTTCAAATGAGGGAGCATCAACATCTGGAGCTGCATCACAGACAGCATCTGGTGTGTTATCCGGATCAGGGGTGTTAAATGCAAGACCGGGAAGTACAACGTCATCTGGCCTATTAGCTCAGATGGTATCGATGAGTGCTGATGTGGCACGTGAGTATCTTGAGAAAGTTGCTGATCTTCTTTTGGAGTTTGCTCAAGCAGACACTGTTGTAAAATCTCTCATGTCTAGTCAAAGCCTTCTTGCACGGCTTTTCCAGATGTTTAACAAGATAGAACCTCCTATCCTTCTCAAG ATTCTTAGGTGCATTAATCATTTGTCGGGTGATCCTAATTGTCTTGAGACACTTCAGCGCACAGATGCAATCAAACATCTGATACCAATTCTTGAACTTCGTGATGGCCCTCTAGTTTTTCAAATACATAGTGAG GTCCTCAATGCTCTATTCAACCTTTGcaagattaataaaagaaGACAGGAGCAAGCAGCTGAAAATGGGATCATCCCTCACTTGATGAATTTTGTCATGTCAGACTCACCTCTCAGACAGTATGCTTTGCCTCTGCTGTGTGATATGGCTCACGCTTCTCGCAACTCCAGAGAGCAGTTGAGGGCTCATGGAGGATTGGATGTGTACTTAAACTTGTTGGAGGATGATGCATGGGCGTGTACTGCGTTAGATTCAATTGCTGTTTGTTTGTCTCATGACAATGATCTCAGAAAAGTGGAACAAGCCTTGTTGAAGAAAGAGGCCATTCAGAAATTAGTGAAGTTCTTTCAAGAGTGCCctgaacaatattttattcatatattggATGCTTTTTTGAAGATAATCAC GAAATCTTCTCGGATAAATACTGCAATGGCTACCAATGGTTTAACGACACTACTGATTGCAAGGCTTGATCATCGAGAAGCTATTGCCCGCCTGACCCTGCTAAAATTAATAAAG GTTGTCTATGAACACCATCCTCGACCAAAGCAGCTCATAGTTGAGAATGATCTTCCTCAGAAGCTACAGAACCTGATTGAAGAGCGAAGGGATGGGCAACGTGGTGGTCAACAAGTGTTGGTCAAGCAAATGGCGACCTCTCTGTTGAAAGCGCTGCATATCAATACAGTACTGTGA